TGAAAGGAATTGTCTTTCATGTGTTAAAAGGCTGTCATCCCTACGATATTGAGAGTTTTTCCATCGAAAAGAAAGTAAAGGACAGTGGACGCAAGTTTCTCAAAATTGAAACTGATTATGTAAAAGAAGACAGCCAGAACATTTTGACCCGTCTGGAAGCTTTTAAACAAACTTTATAGGAAGGTTGATCGCTATGAGCTATAAAATTGGCATTGATCTCGGCAGCACGGCCATCAAGGCAGTGATCGTCAAAGACAGCGAGCTTATCTGGAAAAAAGCGGTGCCGACCGCACCCGGCCAGGAGACCCTGGCCCGCCGGTTGCTGGACGAGGGTTTGGCTGAGATTGAGGTAAGCGAACAGGATAGTGAGGGTATCTCGGTCACCGGCTACGGCAAAAATCTGATTGCCGGCGCGCATACCGTTATTGACGAGGTTTCCGCCAATGCCTGGGGCGTTTACCTGTTAAGCGGCAGGAAAGCGCGCACGGTTATCAATATCGGCGGCCAGGATATAAAAATTATTCGGCTGGCCGAGGACGGCAAATTAAGCGACTTTAAGATGAATGATAAATGCGCGGCCGGGACCGGACGTTTTTTTGAAATGGCCGGCCGTATCCTGGACACGCCCATTCATGATTTTGCGGCCTTAGCGGACAAGGCCGATGCTTCCGTAAGCCTCAACAGTACCTGTGTGGTATTCGCGGAAAGCGAGATCGTATCCCTCATCGCCAAAGGAACGAAAAAGGAAAACATCATCCGCGGGCTGCATGAATCAATCGCCAGACGCATAGCCGGCATGATGGGAAATCAGGATTTCGAAGATGAATTGTATCTTGACGGCGGATCGGCCAATAACGGCGGGCTGGCGGCGGCAATGGAAGATGAACTTTTCCGGGATGTATATATTCTTCCCCATCCCCAGTTCACGGTCGCTTATGGCGCAGCCTGTTCGCTGCGAAGATAAGACAGACTACTAGGCCATGGGTTGACGAAAATGAAGAGAGAAAGCGGGAGGTTAAAATGAAAAAAAAAGGTATATGCCTGGGCTTACTACTGATGTTTTTGCTGGCAATCGGGTGCATGGCGCAGACGGCAGCGGCAGACAGCCAGAGTTGTGCCAATGTAATTGCAGAAAAAATGCTAACAGGTCTGAAGGA
This window of the Methylomusa anaerophila genome carries:
- a CDS encoding acyl-CoA dehydratase activase; this encodes MSYKIGIDLGSTAIKAVIVKDSELIWKKAVPTAPGQETLARRLLDEGLAEIEVSEQDSEGISVTGYGKNLIAGAHTVIDEVSANAWGVYLLSGRKARTVINIGGQDIKIIRLAEDGKLSDFKMNDKCAAGTGRFFEMAGRILDTPIHDFAALADKADASVSLNSTCVVFAESEIVSLIAKGTKKENIIRGLHESIARRIAGMMGNQDFEDELYLDGGSANNGGLAAAMEDELFRDVYILPHPQFTVAYGAACSLRR